The window TGCACCGAAAGCCGTTGAAGCCGTTAGTGCCGAAGCGCAGAAGTCAGGAGAGTAAGCATGCTACAACCAAAGCGTCGTAAGTATCGCAAGGAACAAAAGGGACGTAACACTGGCGTGGCAACACGCGGTAGTTCAGTAGCCTTTGGTGACTTTGGATTGAAAGCTATTGGTCGCGGTCGTTTGACTGCACGTCAGATTGAATCTGCTCGTCGCGCGATGACCCGTCACATTAAGCGTGGTGGTCGTATCTGGATCCGTATTTTCCCAGACAAGCCAATTTCACAAAAGCCAGCTGAAGTACGTATGGGTAACGGTAAAGGTAATCCAGAGTATTACGTAGCAGAAATTCAACCAGGCAAGATTTTGTACGAGATGGATGGAGTGGATGAAACATTGGCGCGCGAAGCTTTCAAGCTTGCTGCTGCTAAGTTGCCATTGCAAACCACTTTCGTGATTCGCCACTTAGGTTGATCGGGATAAAGATTATGAAAAAGACAGAATTAGCATCCAAAGATCTGGTTGCCTTGAACGCAGAATTAACAGAGCTCTTGAAGACTAGCTTTAAGCTCCGTATGCAAAAAGGCACCCAGCAACTCACTAATACCAGCCAATTGGGTAAGACTAAGCGTGAAATTGCTCGCGTAAAGACTTTTATTACTCAAAAAACTGCACAGAAATAAGGAAAAAGGGATATGACAGAATTATCTAAACCCTTGCGCCGCACCCTCGTGGGTCGTGTCGTTAGCGATAAAATGCAAAAAACTGTGACTGTGCTAGTTGAGCGCCAAGTTAAACATGCGCTTTATGGCAAATATGTAGGACAGTCCAAAAAATACCATGCTCATGACGAAGCTGGTCAATACAAGATGGGTGATACCGTTGAAATTGCTGAATCTAGACCAATTTCACGTACTAAATCTTGGGTTGTAACCCGTTTAGTGCAAGAGTCCAAAGGTATTTAAAGAAATATTAAGAGATTTGGTGATATTTCTTGCCAAATCTCTAATTTACGTAGTATGATAGTCGGCTTCTCTAGTTTTATTGAGAGAAGCAGTGTTTTTTCATTAATTCCGGGCTTTAGCTTTCGTTAGGGCCCCTAGACGGAACCAAGACTGTTTGCCTTTGGCTAACAAGTTGGGGATTAGAAAATGATTCAGACCGAAAGTAGATTACAGGTCGCCGATAATACTGGCGCCAGTGAAGTTTTGTGCATCAAGGTATTGGGCGGCTCTAAGCGTCGTTATGCCAGTATCGGAGATGTCATTAAGGTGACTGTAAAGTCAGCCGCTCCACGTGGCCGTGTAAAAAAAGGTGATATTTATAACGCCGTAGTAGTGAGAACTGCTAAGGGTGTACGCCGTCCAGATGGTTCATTGATTAAGTTCGATGGCAACGCTGCGGTATTGCTCAACGCGAAGTTAGAGCCAATTGGCACACGTATCTTTGGACCAGTGACGCGCGAGTTGCGTACTGAGAAGTTCATGAAGATCGTTTCTCTCGCCCCCGAAGTTATTTAAGAGGCCGATATGAAAAAGATTCGTAAAGGTGATTCAGTAATTCTGTTGACTGGCCGCGATAAGGGCAAGCAAGGAACAGTGACTGCCGTTCTCGAGAACAAATTAGTGATCGAAGGCGTCAATATTTATAAAAAGAGCGTTAAGCCAAATCCAGCAGCCGGTGTTACTGGCGGCATGATTGACAAGACGATGCCTGTTCACATTTCTAATGTGGCTGTGGTTGACGGTAACGGCAAACCCTCACGTGTTGGTATCAAACTCGTGGATGGTAAGAAGCAACGTTTCCTCAAAACCACTGGCGCAACATTAAGCGCATAAGGGGCACGGAGAAATTATGAGCACACGTTTTCAAGAACACTATCAAGCTAAAGTTGTTGCTGATTTGATCGCCAAGTTTGGTTACAAGTCAGTAATGGAAGTTCCACGCATCACTAAGGTAACCCTGAACATGGGCTTGGGCGATGCAGTGAACGATAAGAAAATTATCGAAAATGCAGTTGGTGATTTGACTAAAGTAGCAGGTCAAAAGCCAGTTGTAACAAAAGCAAAAAAAGCGATTGCTGGTTTCAAAATTCGTCAAGGTTATCCAATCGGTGCCATGGTGACATTGCGTGGTGCACGCATGTACGAATTTTTAGATCGTTTCGTGACTGTTGCTTTGCCACGTGTACGTGACTTCCGCGGAATTTCCGGTAAGGCATTTGATGGCCGTGGTAACTACAACATCGGCGTTAAAGAGCAAATCATTTTCCCTGAAATTGAATACGACAAGATTGATGCCCTCCGTGGTCTCAATATCAGTATTACGACGACCGCTAAGACTGACGAAGAAGCAAAAGCTTTGTTGGCAGCGTTCAAATTCCCTTTCCGCAATTAAGAGGCTAACGTGGCAAAACTATCCCTAATTGAGCGCGAGAATAAGCGCGCAAAAACTGTAGAG is drawn from Polynucleobacter arcticus and contains these coding sequences:
- the rplE gene encoding 50S ribosomal protein L5, which gives rise to MSTRFQEHYQAKVVADLIAKFGYKSVMEVPRITKVTLNMGLGDAVNDKKIIENAVGDLTKVAGQKPVVTKAKKAIAGFKIRQGYPIGAMVTLRGARMYEFLDRFVTVALPRVRDFRGISGKAFDGRGNYNIGVKEQIIFPEIEYDKIDALRGLNISITTTAKTDEEAKALLAAFKFPFRN
- the rpsQ gene encoding 30S ribosomal protein S17, whose translation is MTELSKPLRRTLVGRVVSDKMQKTVTVLVERQVKHALYGKYVGQSKKYHAHDEAGQYKMGDTVEIAESRPISRTKSWVVTRLVQESKGI
- the rplX gene encoding 50S ribosomal protein L24 encodes the protein MKKIRKGDSVILLTGRDKGKQGTVTAVLENKLVIEGVNIYKKSVKPNPAAGVTGGMIDKTMPVHISNVAVVDGNGKPSRVGIKLVDGKKQRFLKTTGATLSA
- the rplN gene encoding 50S ribosomal protein L14: MIQTESRLQVADNTGASEVLCIKVLGGSKRRYASIGDVIKVTVKSAAPRGRVKKGDIYNAVVVRTAKGVRRPDGSLIKFDGNAAVLLNAKLEPIGTRIFGPVTRELRTEKFMKIVSLAPEVI
- the rpmC gene encoding 50S ribosomal protein L29 yields the protein MKKTELASKDLVALNAELTELLKTSFKLRMQKGTQQLTNTSQLGKTKREIARVKTFITQKTAQK
- the rplP gene encoding 50S ribosomal protein L16; this encodes MLQPKRRKYRKEQKGRNTGVATRGSSVAFGDFGLKAIGRGRLTARQIESARRAMTRHIKRGGRIWIRIFPDKPISQKPAEVRMGNGKGNPEYYVAEIQPGKILYEMDGVDETLAREAFKLAAAKLPLQTTFVIRHLG